ATTAGAGTATACTCACTTCTCCAGACACCACTACATCACTGTCACTatctgatttctctcttcctctctcttctctctctcctcttcctctctctcctctcctcctctccctttctgctCTCCCTCTATCAATTTGACCAGTACTTCAGTCTCTTTGGAGAATTCGATCATGACTTTGTAATTGTTAACAGCAGTCAAAGCACCCACCAAAACCAGCCCAAGTCCTTGCTCTGTTTTTTCTTTCTTAATTTTAGACTTCTGGAGGGATGTCTGTTCGCCAACTGTACGTCCGTGCCCCCAAGACCAGCTTAACTACAGACTTCAAGAAAAGAAAAACTCAAACATTTGCCATCCATCCATTTTGTTCCTCTCCCTCATCGTCCCACATCCTCCCtcttttttccccctctctctttctctccttcaccATTCCATTCCTCTGCGCTCCCCACTAACCCACTCTGCCCAGccctgggttgtgtgtgtgtgtgtgtgtgtgtgtgtgtgtgcttgtgtgtgtgaaacCTCAGAGCCCACCGACTGACTGGCTGCCTTTCTCTTCAGGGCTCTTAGTCCTTCCCCagtctccttcccttcctctctctctctccttcatctcacATCTTGTCTCTGATCTCTAGTcttctttacacacacacacacacacacatttctactAATCTACAGTTGCTACTCGCCAGTAGTGCTCTATCCATAGTGTTTCGGCTTGCTCTTTTGTACTTTTGAATGATTCAAGGCTCCAGTCATAAGGATGTACTGTACAGTAGCTGTGATCAAAGTGAATAGCTGCAGAATGTTCACTCAGTTATTGTTGTCAGGTGAAAAGGTGAAAGATGAAAGTGTGACCTCCACACCACCGCCAGCCAGCCAGCGTGCGTATTGGCTTTAGCAGCACCCTAACCGAGGCCTGGACTTAGGGCTTACCCTTCCGGCACTACCACATCTGAGAGGGCTTAGCACAGACTGCCTTACACTGTACAGTAGACCAAGGGCCGTATGTTTCAagcctcagagtaggagtgctgatctaggatcaggtgccCCCTGTCCATGTtgtcttattcattgtgatctaaatggcaaaactgatcctaaatcagcacttctactctgagatgcttgatacattTGGCCCCAGCATTACAGGGAGACTGCTTTTGGGGGCTCTACCGTGTGTCTATGAGGCTGTGGCATGATGGCTAAGTCAAACTGGCAACGTGTGTTTGAGACACAactcaacacacacaacacacacagtgaaaaTGTGCGATCTTATTGGATAAGTTATGGTAGTAGGCTACTTGTTCTGGTTCAATGTATTTTATCCTTTTTGGTGCCTACTGAACGGGCCCCAGGTGTTGTTGTCTTCCTGTGTTGGCCAGTGAGGACCAGGTAGGACCTGGAATGGAGGATAGGGCTAGTGTTAGTTATGAGATCCTTTTTCACTCTGTGGCTCTGATTATAAATGGTAGTGAAATCAGCTCTGTTTATTGGTGTATCGGAGACCCCTCTGAAATATGCTTGTTAAAACCAGGGCCCCCGTAGAAGAATGTTAATTTCTGAAGTGGCTCATATGTTGTCCATACATGCGTTCTCATGTAACCACTGGAATGCCTTTCTTGTCCACATGTGGTTGGTATGATATGATACCATATGATCATGCTATGTACTTATTCGCTTTGAAGttgtagacacacacaaacactatcagGTTAGTCATTTATACTGTTAAATGAATCATTAgtccacatgaaaaaatactacagtttactatagaatactacagtacttactaaactgtagtatactgtagaatggTATACTacatacacactgtagtatccttcgatcatgtgtagtacttactatagaatgttgtagtatactgtagaatactatagtaaatactacagtattatcctgagaaaaaaacactgtagtaaatactacagtaacgTCAGCAAAAACACtgcagtccgcaaaaacactacacttttttaactatagtaatactacagtatttaattagcatgtaccctgcccattcccctcccccatatcccaatttgtggcacccataagtgagaaacctacatgccaagtatagaccatattgtTTTcactacaggttatagaaaagagcagaagctctgaactatccgttcagaccccagtcctacctacctagatTATGGAACATTTAGTAGGTTTCCTGAAGGATAAAGTCTTTACTtttatgtcaaagataataaaacaaaaacactatagtaaatactacagtaatatctgcaaaagcactacagtaaatactacagtatactacaatccgctaaaaacactactatagtataaTAACTATAGTATATAATACTGTTTTAttttactatagtatttatactatagttaactgtaaatactacagtatactacagtgaatactacagtaaagtcgaTTAAAAACACTAGAGTGAATACtttagtatttataccatagtatactatagtatttttttcatGTGGGAGCCTACTGAACATTATTTTCTTTCCTCCCAGAATTTGTTATGTCAGCTTGCTACAGAAGAAGAGGACAGTGCAACATATGTGTTACTGAAACATATGGGCCTGCCACCAAAGGAATACAATTTAAAGGTTCTAAGAAAGGTATGAATGCTTGTTGATGTTCTTGCACATCTAATGAAGGATCTTATTTAAAAGGTCATAAATTCCATAACATGTATTTACatgactgttgtgtgtgtgtaagtgtgtactGTAACTTGTCCTTCTGGCTGGTCAGATGGTGTGGTTGCTAGTGGAGGAGGTTGGGGAGAGCTGCAGCAGTTTGGCTGACCCTAACCAGAGGTACTGTATCTGTTCCTCTTACTCTCCACCACCTGCACTGTCCCAACTCTAGCTCTGTTCTGTTCCCCTGATGTGACGTCATTTCCCCAAGGTGTTCGTGTGACAGTGTTCTTGCTGCATCAGTGGCATGTGTCCCCCTGGTCACATGTCCTGAGACTGCTCCTCTCATTGGTGCGTTGCTGCAGCGGCCGGTGACCTGCGATAAGGCAGCCCTCAGCCAGGACTTCCTTGATGCTGTAAGCTCCGCCTACTCCAGGTAAGGACATAGGGTGTGAAAACATCCTCCAGTGGCTTACCCCCTCAGTGTTTGGAGTTCTGAAGGAACCAGAGAGCTGTAAGTGTAGAAAACAATATTGCTAGTGAACACAAACCCATCATGCAGTAGTCTCTCTAGACAGACTGGTTGCTTCCAGCAATATACCAATGCTCCAGCTTACACGTCTGTAGAAGTTCCGGCATCAGTTGGGACAGAAAGCGCGTCACCGGTAACGTCACTGCCGAATGCGCTTGTTTCCCTAGCTAAACATGAGCACAATTCCCGCCCGCATTTTAAGCCCTGCCTACCCAAACTTGTTGGGAGAGTTCTGTCTGAAGAGGAACCTCCTGGGAACAAATGTTTTTCCCCGTTCAAAATGTCAGAGAGAAGCCGACATTCTCCCCAGACCTTGTGCCGTTGCCTAGCTTCCGTTGCTCCAAGGTCTGGGATATCCGAGACTAATCATGCAGTGATGTCACACTCCCTGAGGCCTGAAGGAGTGTCACCAACGGGCCAACCACACTGCTTCATTCAGTACATCTTGTTGACTGACATCTGACTGACcttcagtgtgaatgtgtgtgtgcatgtgtgcgtgtgttgcaGAAAGTGTGTGTCTCTGGAGGCCCAGGCGGTGGTGTCTCTGTGGTGCCATAGCCTGGCCAGCCTAGAGGGGGCAGTGATGTCTCTACTGGACTCTGTGCTCTCCAACCCAGCCTCCATACCGCACAACCTAGAGCACACCATCACTCACTCACTACTGGTACGTATTTTGGAGTAGGCAGAAGTTAcctctaaccactgatacagggtcagatatgtCCCCCCCAATGGTAAGTAGAGGATTAGGGTTAGAGTAatatgatcctagatctgtggcacaggaggttggtggcatcttaattgaggagaacgggctcgtggtaatggctggagtggaatggtatcaaatatatcaaacacatggttcgAGATGGAGAGTGATTGGGGCCCTACAGTGTACACGCAGGAAAGCACAGCATCTACAGTATTGGTGTACTTTGATCCTGCAGctttctccatctcccccttcTCATATTGAGTTCATCTAAGCTGCTCATCAGGTATGTTGGAAAGAGGGGACTTCTGTGaacatttctgtctgtctgcgctgtgtgtgtgtttatttacatgaacttctccttcatccatccctctctccatctctctctccatcctgccTCGATCTGTTTATTTACCCTACCTCATCCATCTGCTGATTGGCCTGTCATTATCACGATGTTGTTTTACACACACACGTCTTCAGCTTTGTTTGTTTGAGTGCATCTGGTTGGCTGCGTCTGTCCTAACTCGTTAACAGCGAGGGAAGCTTAGGTTGGGTTTCACTTAGCCTTTGTGTTTGTTTGGATCATGGAGACGTGTATGTGTgtagaggttgtgtgtgtgtgtgtttccgtgtggtgtgtgtgtcccctgtgtgtgtgtgtgtgtgtgtgtgtgtgtgtgtatgtgtgtgtgtgtttccgtgtggtgtgtgtgtgtgtgtgtgtttccgtgtggtgtgtgtgtgtttccgtgtgGTGTGTGCCCGTGTGTCCCCGTGCGCCCACGTgtgtttgtacgtgtgtgtgtgtgtgtgtgacaggcgtAGGAGCTGACTGGCTCGCTTCTCTCCCTCAGTTGTTTAAACTGCAATCAAAAATGGGAAATTAAAATTAGTATCACATTCCTGTTTTGAGCTCTTTCTCCTTCAATAACAATACACAAGGCCTTCCTGGGCCCGGCTGGGCTGCCAACAACAGGATGTTTGGTGCGTGCTGTAATTGATACTCCTTAAAGTGTTAGTGGAAGGTATGGAGGAAGAGGACGCTAAAAATCCATCTGTTTTCACTAGGGGAAACCATCATccctcaatcacacacacatgcacacacactcactcacacacacaccttttataTGGCTCCAGGATTGTCGTATTTGATCCCTCATTTGTTAAACTGAGCAGAGAAGAGGCAACGTACTACTTGAGAAATATGTATCATGATTGATTATGGGAGTCCGAGGATGGGAAGAAGTCCAGTGTAGGGATTAGGTCTGGGGTAGGATGGTCCAATGACACAAGATGAACACTAGAGGGGGCTAGTTACTTTTACAAAGAACACCTCCCATTCAGTATATGCTACAAGTTAGACCCAGTTCTAGTATCAGCTCATCCTCTCTAAATCTTCCTCAACCATTGGTGGAATGGGAGGTAAAACTGTCCGTAGATCAGTGGCTAGGGCAGTGTCACACTACTCCTGCCTCTCTGCTTCCAGGGTTGGAGCAGAGCATCAATTAGGCTGTCTAGCATTGGTCTCTCCAACCTTTTACTGGAGCAGTGAAGTGGCAGCTTTagggtatgtcccaaatggcaccctattccctatgtagtgcactgcttttgaccagagcccggggggggggggctgggtTGACGAAATTCTGGAGGTAGTTTGGAATTTTCCAcagattatctctctctcctctctctcgctctttctttctccctccttccctctctctctcataggaTAACAGTCCAGGAGACATGTGGTCTTCCTATATGAAGGGTTATTGCTATGAGAGGAACTGAAGGGGCATATTTTTACTGCCTTCTAGCCCAtatgagagatgagaagagagagggagggagcataATTAAGGTTGTTTTGGGGGTAAAAGATGTATGGAAGGgacgtggggagagagagagaggcatgcatGTACAGTGCAGCTGTTGAATGTTTTCGCAGGGGCGTTTAAAAAACATGTTCAATCTAAAACACATGATCGCGCGCTGCATTAGGAGattgggatggagagagggagagaaaagagagcgagagagtagtAGAATGTTAAGGAACAGCGTGTGAAAATGGGGAAGTGTCATTTTGATGAGGGCATTTTGTAGACTATGCAACAGTGACACCAAGTGGTGGATGAGAAGAATTTATCCATAAAGGCGACTCCTGATATGTAACCAtggttgtgtttgtatgtgtttcaGCCTAAAGCCTGCTCCCAGCACGGCTCCATATTCTTAATAGTGAACGACATCTTCAGGTGAGCCATTGGGACGGTTCATTCACACAAGTGAATAAAGTAGATATACAATATTCCTACTGTAAACAATTTGATTACTCACTGATGTGTATATGTACCGGTATCTTGTTTATCaagtgagtggtgtgtgtgtgtttttcccctGGTAAAGGCTCATTgtcctgctctgctctgtgtAGGTCCATGCTGGTGCAGGTGGAGGGGAACCAGACTGTGCTCTCTCTCATCCACACCTTCACTCTCTGCTTCCTCAGGGAACTGGCAGCCATGCAGCCTCAAGTATGGAGGCTCctaaacatatatatataattaatagaatGGCCTTGGAACCTCtaggcaatttgactggtaaagtCATGTGTGCACTCAAAATAgacgccagtccacccattatggcatcattgacttgaataggGCTACCCATTCTAGTGATTCTGTTTCTGTGGTCCTAAAGACAGCTACAGGTTAGCTGGTGGTCATAAGCAGGCACAACAGTCATAGGTAGCCTAGACTACAACCACGACTATAGGGTGTGTTACCTCACCTCTCAATAACGCATCAATCTACATACCACCCCATACTGtaccacccaacacacacacacacactctcacccttATCCCTTATCTTCTACACATCATGAGCTAGAGCTCACCCCTATTTGAACTGTACAGGCAGCAACACCTTCAGGCCCAGCTATAGGGGACCTCCATCCATACGATCTACAGTGTAGTCAGTTCTCTAGGATACACACTTTATTCTCATCTTCTATTCTAGCAGTGGAAAAGCCTTGATGTTTTTCAAAACGTTCATTTGACagtctttatgttggtgtttacaGGTGGGATTTATAGATGTATTGCATTGTTTTTTTTACTAACTCCACTGGAGGGCACTGACAATATTCtgcattatattatattataggttAACTTTGTCTGTTGCCTCTtacctgtgtgtgcgtgcatctcGTTTCAGGAGTGTGTGTCCTTGAAGGCCTTCTTCCCACACACACCCCAGAGCTTACTGGCCCCTCTGCTGACCCATCCttcaggtagtgtgtgtgtgtgctctctaaTGGGTAAATAACCTTACCCTCTGAGTGAATGAATGGCTTTCTGTGTCTCACCAATCAATGACTGTTACTTATaactacattaaaatcaataTGTGATTAatattttactcatttagcagaggctcttatccagagcgacttacaggagcaattcgggttaagtgccttgctcaaaggcatattggcagatttttcactttgtccgttggggattcaaaccagcgacctttcggttactggcccaacgctcttaaccgctaggctacctaatATGGTACGTTGAGAAAGGTAAAGTAGTTACTAATTTTCATTATTCCTCTCTATCATCAATACTCACAAGATCATATCAGTAACTGAGCTATATCCTTGGTTACCCTTTACTCAATATATCACAGTAATGTTTAAAGTTATCAAGATCAATCTCTACTGTGCTTGGATATTAGTCTATTTGTGTAGGGGAATGTTTCATCACAGAATGATAACGGTATCCAAAACTGCCAGAGTAATCTAGGGCTAGGCTATACCTGTATACCTCTATGGGTATGTTGAGTgttctagggtggcaggtagcctagcggttagagctttgggccagtaaccgaaatgtctctggttcgaatacccgatctgacaaggtgaaaaatctgttgatgtgccctaaagcaaggcacttaacacaaATTTGCTCCAggtttgctccaggggcgccgtactactatggctaaccctgtaaaacaactcatttcactgcacctatctttTTTTTCTGAAGTATGTTTAAATGTGTGGCCAAACTCAAGTAACCTGGAGGCATGGCTTATAGACATCTAGCATGGCCGTCTAGGAACATGCTGGCTACCAGCCAACACTCAAAGTTAATCattacacactgtgtgtgtgtgcgtgcctgcctgcctgcttgtgtGAGTGATTGAGTATTTGCGTGCGACCAATTGACACCAATGCATGGTTTGAGTTATGCATCCCTCTCATCTCCTTTCCCCCCAGATATGGCCCAGGAGGCGTGGCCAGAACACCTGGCCTGGGTCACTGCATCATTACAGAGACtcactgaggaagaggaggaagaggaaggcaaCAGGTGAGAGGGGAATACCGTGGGCTTATCATTAGTCAGGCACAGAGTGCTGAAGTTGGTTCAGTCAGTCAAGCAGTAAATATGaacaagtacagttgaagtcggaagtttacatacaccttagccaaatacatttaaactcagtttttcacaattcctgacatttaatcctagtaaaaattccctgttttaggtcagttaggatcacaactttattttaagaatgtgaaatgtcaggaaagtatgaaaaatgtatgcactcacttaactgtaagtcgctctggatagcgtctgctaaatgactaaaatgtcaaatgtaaatgtcagaataatagtagagagaattatttatttcagcttttctttatttcctcacattcccagtgggtcagaagtttacatacactcaattagtatttggtagcattgcctttaaattgtttaacttgggtcaaacgtttcgggtagccttccacaagcttcccacaataagttgggtgaattttggcccattcctcctgacagatctggtgtaactgagtcaggtttgtaggcctccttgctcgcacacgctttttcagttctgcccatatattttctataggattgaggtcagggctttgtgatggccactccaataccttgactttgttgtccttaagccattttaccacaactttggaagtatgcttggggtcattgtccatttggaagacacatttgcgaccaagctttaacttcctgactgatgtcttgagatgttgcttcaatttatccacataattgtccttcctcatgatgccatctattttgtgaagtgcaccagtccctcctgcagcaaagcacccccacagcatgatgctgccacccccatgcttcatggttgggatggtgttgttcggcttgcaaacaaccccctttttcctccaaacataacaatggtcattatggccaaacagttctatttttgtttcatcagaccagaggacatttctccaaaaagtacgatctttgtccccatgtgcagttgcaaaccgtagtctggcttttttatggtggttttggagcagtggcttcttccttgctgagcggcctttcaggttatgtcgatataggactcgttttactgtggatatagatacttttgtacctgtttcctccagcatcttcacaaggtcctttgctgttgttctgggattgatttgcacttttcgcaccaaagtacgttcatctctaggagacagaacgcatctccttcctgagcggtacgatggctgcatggtcccatggtgtttatacttgcgtactattgtttgtacagatgaacgtggtaccttggaaattgctcccaaggatgaaccagacttgtggaggtctacaaaaaaattagctgatttcttttgattttcccatgatgtcaagcaaggaggcactgagtttgaaggtaggccttgaaatacatccacaggtacacctctaattgactcaaatgatgtcaattaacctatcagaagcttctaaagacatgacattattttctgtaattttccaagctgtttaaaggcacagtcaacttgtatgtaaacttcggacccactggaattgtgatacagtgaataataagtgaaataatctgtctgtaaacaattgttggaaaaattacttgtgtcatgcacaaagtagatgtcctaaccgactgaGGGGGAAGATtgcagtgagtgagagagagtggtagAAATCAATAGCAGAGAGAAGGGAAgaatgtgtgagagaaagagaatagTAGCCCAAGGATTGATGGAaagcagtagcagagagagaaagggagcacTGAGAACAGAGCGAGCGATGGTGGTCCAGCCCAGTGATTGGGACGGCTGACTTGCTGCCCTCCAGCTGCGGCTTTTAACTTGGCCCATTACCCCGACCGCTCCATTCCGGAACACCATACGAAATTCCCAACTGTTCCCAACCAGTGATGGGAAAGAGCATTTGGAAAGGAGACCCAGCTGCCAGGTTCTTCTGAGGGGTGCTGTTAAAAGTTTCAGTGCGGGAGGCAGGAAGAGAAGGAATCTAATTATGTAATTAAGGACATTTAAGTCTCTTATCCTAACTCATATCCAAAGCTCAGGCTTGTGCAGCTGTCTGTCTAGTGTCTACCAATCTCTGTCTAACCCCgggtccctttctctctccctctctattttaaattgtactctctctctcccccttcattCTCTCATCGTCTTACTCTCTTACTAATCTTCTTCCCTATCTTTCCctgtcatctccctctctctctgcattttCTTGACCAcgccatctctctatctctcatatAATTGTTGGGTGCTAGTTtaatttcctgtgtgtgtgtgttgtttcctGTCCTCCAGGGGTCAGTGTGGAGTGTTTGAGGCATGGTTCCTGCTGGTGCAGTGTGCTAACTGGGTGGAGGTGGCCAGCCAGCTACTGGTCTCAGCCAGACCCCAGGACTGTGGCCCCCTGCTGTGGCTCCTCACCTTCTACCACCACCCTACCAACC
The sequence above is a segment of the Coregonus clupeaformis isolate EN_2021a chromosome 16, ASM2061545v1, whole genome shotgun sequence genome. Coding sequences within it:
- the fancc gene encoding Fanconi anemia group C protein isoform X2; this encodes MSQAQTQAGSMAGLKPQEVAFWLGKAVEWGQAESPDTQRDTCLHMGPLRAFLQLLLTHIPTWSSTTETMRTVPFIGQFLGRLCWNPYVTADAESRSLLFQSLWSLYSEEPHNAVERKANQWIRNLLCQLATEEEDSATYVLLKHMGLPPKEYNLKVLRKMVWLLVEEVGESCSSLADPNQRCSCDSVLAASVACVPLVTCPETAPLIGALLQRPVTCDKAALSQDFLDAVSSAYSRKCVSLEAQAVVSLWCHSLASLEGAVMSLLDSVLSNPASIPHNLEHTITHSLLPKACSQHGSIFLIVNDIFRSMLVQVEGNQTVLSLIHTFTLCFLRELAAMQPQECVSLKAFFPHTPQSLLAPLLTHPSDMAQEAWPEHLAWVTASLQRLTEEEEEEEGNRGQCGVFEAWFLLVQCANWVEVASQLLVSARPQDCGPLLWLLTFYHHPTNQGHHRTQQLVAARAVWDHLRSLFLLSAPPLPADQLQLLVELMSAVPQQPSLDSLLVASLLVNFAVFSHNPLSGAREIVHMVVQQSGLVREAVCVLNMVELRLNRERSSCSLTDRVKPRTRALHDTLTHMAQHDTHTHMVQHDTHTDTQPLWQRWDTHTAVPGCSTNQTL